Within the Alteromonas sp. M12 genome, the region AGTGCGCCCTTCTGGTGATTATAACTACGAAGTGGTTATGACTCCTCGCTATGTCTTCCCGGTAACCGATGAGACAGGTGCGGCAACTGGTGAGTTTGATCATCGCCAGTATGACAAAGTCGTTCGCATTATCGTCGAGCGTTAATTCGTTTAACATCTTGGATGGGTATAACTACTCATCCAAGACTTTCCCAGTTACTCAATGCCGTGGGCTAGTTAATTCGGTAGCGATTTAATTCTGAATTAATTCAGGCACTCCATTTTTCCAATCGTCCCAATTAGCCACAATAGTGTCGACCACCTTACTACCAACCAAAACAATATTTTCAACGGTTTCAGCAAAACCTCCCGCGGTTTCCCCTGGCGCTGGATCTAAGTGCTCAAGAGTGCTCTCGTTGGGATTTCCTTGGTCGAAGTTAACTGCTCCCCGAAGACTCATGACTCGATCTATTCCTACTGTTCTTGATAGAACCTGAGCTAAAGCCGTGGCTTCCATTTCAGTTATGATATAGTCATCAGCAGCATATAGTTGTGTAATGTATTGCGCTTGTTTTGATAATCCAGGTCCATGAAAAAAAGTGTCGCCGGTCATATGGGTGCCGATCGTTATTGCTGGGCTGCGTCTCGCTTCTTTTTGTGGATAGCGCATGCGATAAGCATTGGCCGATTCGGAGTCTTTTAATGTCACAGATTGACTTAACCAAACACTCCATTTCAGTAATTCTGGATTAAGCTGGTAGCGACGAATATCTTCGTATCCTTTGCGTGGCATAAATGTAGGAGCGCCTGCTTGCCCTTCTTCTGCTTTCCAGCGATGACCTAAGTCATAATCTACAAGCCAACTAGCCCAGCTGACGTCACCGATAGTCCCCTTAGATGGTGGAGTACCGCCAACGCCACTGAGTATGAAATAGCTATTTGTAAAATTAAATTGCGGTGAAAGTAAAATAGCTTGCATGGACGCTGAAGAGCCTACTTTTCCCATCCCCAATACTGAGCCACAAACACCGTTTGAATTACAAAATACCGGACGATGTGCGCCTTTAACGTTTATTGGTCTACTGTCGCTAAAATAATGTTCATACCAGTGTTGGAACTCTCCGGCTTTATCACCACTGTTAGCTCCAATTTCAAACATTGCCGCGATAAATACTCTAACTTCGATTGTTTTGTGTTTGTCGTTCGCTTGCGCTTGTATCGATAAAAAATACCAGATACATAGAAGGACGATTTTTGATGGAAGTATCCTTATCATCTTGTCACACACCTTTTTGATTCAATTTAATGCTGCAACTCTGCAATAGCGTATATTAAAACTAAACTAAAATTACATCTAAAGTTTATACTCAGTGATTACGCTCGCTTTGCGTTACTCATAAATGTCAGATTTCAGGAGCTAATATGAACGAAAATGAAAAGCTAAATTATGTGGAATTTGCTGCAAAAGATCTAAGTGCCACCAAACAGTTTTTTAGTGCGGTATTCAATTGGCAGTTTGTTGATTATGGTCCTGAATACACGTCGTTTTCGAATCAAGGGCTTGATGGCGGGTTTTATCAAGCTGAGCTTTGCAACATACCTGAAAATGGCGGTGCACTTTTAGTATTTTACAGCAGCGATATACAAGCAACATTACAAAAAATAAAATCGCATAATGGCAAGATCATTCGTCCTATTTTTGATTTTCCCGGAGGTTGCCGTTTTCATTTTAGTGAACCCAGCGGTAATGAGTTTGCAGTCTGGTCTGAAAGCCAATAAACACGGCTTTATCAGGTATATTTAAGTATATAAAGGTATTGAAATATAACGGGATTATGTTGCATCCGTGTTAATAAAGTGACAGTTTATGTCTACTTTAAAACACGATTAAAAACTTTTTGAAATATTCAGATTAAAAAGTTCTTTAAATCAGCCATTGATCGTAAATTAGGCATTGAGATCGTAGAGCGGATACTTTAATATCCGACATCAGGTGTCAAATACTTTCAAGGAAAAGTGATGAGAAAAAGTTTAATTGGATTAGCAGTAGCTGCAGCAGTCGCTTCTGTTAGCGTACAAGCTCAGCAAGAGCAACAAGGTGGAGCTGGCGCAAGCGGCGGTGCATTTGGTGGTGTTGCTGGTGGTACTATCGCTGCTGGTGTTGTTGGCGCTACTATTTTAGCGGGTGTGATTTCAAATTCGAATGGTGATGCTCCAGAGCGTCCTATTACTGTTCCACCTACGCCTACACCTACGTGTGAAGGCGATGATGATTTAGTTGACGGTGTATGTATCGGTACCACTATTACAGTGACTACTACTGGAACTGGAACTAGTACATCAACTGTAACTGTTCCTGTTACTTATACTTACTCGCCTTCGATCTAAGTTTAGTAAAAGATTTAAAGCCGCCTTTGGGCGGCTTTTTTATTGGTTGTGAATATCTATTATGGATAACAATGAAAATAACTTTTAGCTTATTAGTATGTAGTGCACTTTTTCTGTCGGCTTGCTCTTCTACACAAAGAGCTTATAAACAAAACATAGAATTGTATTTTAGTAGTAAACAAAGTGTCACTTTAACTAAAGATACCGTTTTAGAAACCCCCATTGATCTCATATACATAAAAGCGGGTGAACGTCCATACGCTACTATGGCACTGGCTTTTATCGAAAACAGTCGATATAAATGGGTTTCCGCAGATAATGCAGTATTGGTTACTCAAAATGGAAGGTTGGTACGTACTTTAGGTCTAAAAAACAATTTAATTTATGTGGCTAACTTAGATGCTGATCCTATGGTGTCAAAAAGTGATGTAGCAGAAAATGCGAATTGGAATAGTTATTTAGATTTTGACCCACATCAGTATGGGGTGAGATTGTATTCAGAGTTTAAACGTCAAGAGAATATACCCCTGACAATTCTGGATCAGCAATTTACAACCACTAAAGTAATAGAAAACGTCACAACTCAAAGTGTCGAAACTGCTTCAGATAGTTGGCAGAATGTGTATTGGTATCATACTCAAACTGGACAGTTATTGCGTTCTTCACAACAGTTCTCTGGCTCATCTGAGCGTTACGAAATACAATATGTTAGCAGGGCTATGAGATTGCTGGAGTCTACTAATGAATAGATTAAAAAGCCTTTTCACAGTTATCTTGTTTTCATTCTGCATTAATAACTATGCGAATTCCCAAGTCGAAGTTACGGTTAATGGCAATATTTTGAACTTTGCTGAAAACCCCAGATTGAATCAAGTTTTAGAATCAATTGCCCTGGAGCAAAATTGGTATTGGCGTGCTAGTCAGTTATTTAAATTGGATTCCGACATAGCTGAAAAAAGCAGACAGGAACTGGTTAAACAGCTTTCGGTTAAATCAAAGGTTGCTGATTCAGCTACATTTAACCAACTTATAAAACAAATA harbors:
- a CDS encoding VOC family protein; the protein is MNENEKLNYVEFAAKDLSATKQFFSAVFNWQFVDYGPEYTSFSNQGLDGGFYQAELCNIPENGGALLVFYSSDIQATLQKIKSHNGKIIRPIFDFPGGCRFHFSEPSGNEFAVWSESQ
- a CDS encoding YjbF family lipoprotein, yielding MKITFSLLVCSALFLSACSSTQRAYKQNIELYFSSKQSVTLTKDTVLETPIDLIYIKAGERPYATMALAFIENSRYKWVSADNAVLVTQNGRLVRTLGLKNNLIYVANLDADPMVSKSDVAENANWNSYLDFDPHQYGVRLYSEFKRQENIPLTILDQQFTTTKVIENVTTQSVETASDSWQNVYWYHTQTGQLLRSSQQFSGSSERYEIQYVSRAMRLLESTNE
- a CDS encoding purine nucleoside permease, which translates into the protein MIRILPSKIVLLCIWYFLSIQAQANDKHKTIEVRVFIAAMFEIGANSGDKAGEFQHWYEHYFSDSRPINVKGAHRPVFCNSNGVCGSVLGMGKVGSSASMQAILLSPQFNFTNSYFILSGVGGTPPSKGTIGDVSWASWLVDYDLGHRWKAEEGQAGAPTFMPRKGYEDIRRYQLNPELLKWSVWLSQSVTLKDSESANAYRMRYPQKEARRSPAITIGTHMTGDTFFHGPGLSKQAQYITQLYAADDYIITEMEATALAQVLSRTVGIDRVMSLRGAVNFDQGNPNESTLEHLDPAPGETAGGFAETVENIVLVGSKVVDTIVANWDDWKNGVPELIQN